In one Lycorma delicatula isolate Av1 chromosome 5, ASM4794821v1, whole genome shotgun sequence genomic region, the following are encoded:
- the LOC142324970 gene encoding uncharacterized protein LOC142324970, which yields MYAWRWWWFLLILQLAKAEENPTHNHDTVKGSKYFPNIKESYQQKSRQRRNTEWYEDGIIRPEKDEDDEEEDIETEVRLATQIAKRNPFLSRWGRHRLSDLLHFKRKPAFSSWGGKRGPAFSSWGGKRSEKPEYYKQKNLISFNDSTTDLSVTNENNNLLNPTTNEFENDLENPVNSDKNKFLQNKYADQLTGIDYERLESLFDTDRENRKQGTTNSESNNIYSVSKSFLNNGINDSDLLSDILFASNPSTWDQSHFYDFKTDNNADDDLANENLDDIDNDNVNTDFISEKRGSSLFNGWSGKRMPAFNSWGGKRAPAFNSWGGKRAPAFNSWGGKRAPAFNSWGGKRAPAFNSWGGKRAPAFNSWGGKRAPAFNSWGGKRAPAFNSWGGKRAPAFNSWGGKRSPASAFNSREGKRLPAFHSWGGKRAPAFNSWGGKRVPAFNSWGGKRAPGFNSWGGKKNVYLDNEDEINGFEFKNQRVKRATAFNSWGGKRDYEYNALNGKRTPAFNSWGGKRAPAFNSWGGKRAPAFNSWGGKRDGEFVQWDEKRAPAFNSWGGKRAPAFNSWGGKRSDTFNNWEEKRAPAFNSWGGKRDTEFNFMDGKRTSAFNSWGGKRVPAFNSWGGKRAPAFNSWGGKRAPAFNSWGGKRSDNYNSIEDKRAAAFSSWGGKRAPAFNSWGGKRGEDQNLEGKRATAFNSWGGKRALAFNSWGGKRDNDDNLYEKRAAAFSSWGGKRAPAFNSWGGKRDKIYDSSDGKRATAFNSWGGKRLPAFHSWGGKRSEHLNNESQNNDEINFLELSLKETPSELNYFPGNYNEERILPISIPEFPFETLDFSTGDQTGDKLTKENDKDELLAPHAFKNKYFELDHNNNSDNQNKPQVKTNNQNIILSKRDGEGKRNPVFFSWGGKRSSTPQQLNFYEKDNIKKRDLGEELEHDDIDNTPDNEVNNLILEKRNTNRRNTETKYLPQYMKSGYDENHNSNFLSWEDTDAENYPNNEKMFNFRKKRNIGINKEESIPYESNSITDYYNDENNEIERNNDDSITEKIYPDIPSGTIMCCIKRVQYGDRNLFMQMLLRTKSFRDLSWPTIRPIRRGADFYPWGGKRSSL from the coding sequence ATGTATGCATGGCGATGGTGGTGGTTTCTGCTAATATTACAGTTAGCAAAAGCGGAAGAAAATCCAACGCATAATCATGATACagtaaaaggaagtaaatattttccaaacattAAAGAATCTTATCAACAAAAATCACGTCAAAGAAGAAATACGGAATGGTACGAGGACGGAATAATACGACCTGAGAAAGATgaagatgatgaagaagaagataTCGAAACAGAAGTCCGATTAGCAACGCAAATAGCAAAAAGAAATCCATTTTTATCTAGGTGGGGTAGACACAGACTGTCAGATTTGTTACATTTCAAAAGAAAACCGGCATTTTCTAGTTGGGGAGGAAAACGAGGTCCGGCGTTTTCAAGTTGGGGAGGTAAACGGAGCGAAAAACCtgaatattacaaacaaaaaaatcttattagcTTTAACGATTCGACAACCGATTTATCGGTTACAAacgaaaacaataatttactaaatCCTACGACAAATGAATTTGAAAACGATTTAGAGAATCCAGTAAAtagcgataaaaataaatttttacaaaataaatatgcgGATCAACTTACAGGAATAGACTACGAAAGACTAGAATCACTGTTTGACACAGACAGAGAAAATCGCAAACAAGGAACGACAAATTCTGAAAGTAATAACATATATAGTGTAagtaaatcctttttaaataatggaattaatgACAGCGACCTTCTTAGTGATATTCTGTTTGCTTCGAATCCATCTACGTGGGATCAGAGCCATTTCtatgattttaaaacagataaCAACGCAGATGATGACCTAGCAAATGAAAACTTGGACGATATTGATAATGACAATGTCAACACGGATTTTATCTCAGAAAAAAGAGGTTCCTCGTTATTTAATGGTTGGAGTGGTAAACGAATGCCTGCTTTTAACAGCTGGGGCGGTAAAAGAGCTCCTGCATTTAACAGTTGGGGAGGAAAACGAGCACCAGCGTTTAATAGTTGGGGTGGGAAACGGGCTCCGGCATTTAACAGTTGGGGAGGAAAACGAGCGCCGGCATTTAACAGCTGGGGTGGAAAACGAGCACCAGCGTTTAATAGTTGGGGTGGGAAACGAGCACCGGCATTCAACAGCTGGGGTGGAAAACGAGCACCGGCATTCAACAGCTGGGGTGGAAAACGAGCACCGGCATTTAACAGTTGGGGTGGAAAACGCTCTCCAGCCTCAGCATTTAACAGTCGCGAAGGTAAAAGATTACCAGCCTTTCACAGTTGGGGAGGGAAACGAGCTCCTGCATTTAATAGCTGGGGTGGTAAACGAGTCCCTGCCTTTAACAGTTGGGGCGGGAAGCGAGCACCCGGATTCAACAGTTGGGGaggaaagaaaaatgtatatttagacaatgaagatgaaataaatggttttgagtttaaaaatcagAGAGTAAAACGAGCGACTGCATTTAACAGTTGGGGAGGAAAACGAGATTATGAATACAATGCCCTGAATGGAAAACGAACTCCGGCATTCAACAGTTGGGGAGGAAAACGAGCACCAGCTTTTAACAGCTGGGGGGGAAAACGAGCACCAGCTTTTAACAGCTGGGGAGGAAAACGTGATGGAGAATTCGTTCAATGGGATGAAAAACGAGCTCCAGCATTCAATAGCTGGGGTGGAAAGAGAGCTCCGGCTTTTAACAGTTGGGGAGGAAAACGAAGTGACACGTTCAACAACTGGGAAGAAAAAAGGGCTCCGGCATTCAATAGTTGGGGAGGAAAACGTGACACTGAGTTTAACTTTATGGATGGAAAACGAACTTCTGCTTTTAACAGCTGGGGTGGGAAACGAGTTCCTGCTTTTAATAGCTGGGGAGGAAAACGAGCACCTGCTTTTAATAGCTGGGGAGGAAAACGAGCACCTGCTTTTAATAGTTGGGGCGGCAAAAGAAGTGATAACTACAACAGCATAGAAGATAAAAGAGCTGCTGCATTTAGTAGCTGGGGTGGAAAAAGAGCACCGGCATTCAACAGCTGGGGAGGTAAGAGAGGTGAAGACCAGAACTTGGAAGGTAAAAGGGCTACTGCATTTAACAGCTGGGGTGGTAAACGAGCACTGGCCTTTAACAGCTGGGGAGGAAAGCGAGACAATGACgacaatttatatgaaaaaagagCAGCTGCGTTCAGTAGCTGGGGTGGCAAAAGAGCACCTGCCTTCAACAGCTGGGGTGGTAAGAGAGATAAGATTTACGATAGTTCAGATGGCAAGAGGGCAACAGCATTTAATAGCTGGGGTGGTAAAAGATTACCAGCATTTCATAGCTGGGGAGGTAAAAGATCAGAACATTTGAATAATGAATCACAAAACAATgatgagattaattttttagaattaagtcTTAAAGAGACTCCTTCAGAATTAAACTATTTTCCAGGCAATTataatgaagaaagaattttgCCAATAAGTATTCCTGAATTTCCAtttgaaactttggatttttcCACAGGTGATCAAACAGgagataaattaacaaaagaaaacgaTAAGGATGAACTTTTGGCCCCGCATGCTTTCAAAAACAAATACTTTGAATTAGATCACAACAATAACAGTGATAACCAAAATAAACctcaagtaaaaacaaataatcaaaacattattttatcaaaaagggATGGAGAAGGAAAACGAAATCCGGTATTTTTTAGTTGGGGAGGAAAAAGAAGCAGCACAcctcaacaattaaatttttatgagaaagataacataaaaaaaagagatttggGTGAAGAATTAGAACATGATGACATAGACAATACTCcagataatgaagtaaataatttaatacttgaaaaaagaaatacaaatagaaGAAACAccgaaacaaaatatttacctcAATATATGAAATCAGGATATGATGAAAAccacaattcaaattttttaagctgGGAAGATACAGATGCTGAAAATTAtccaaacaatgaaaaaatgtttaatttcagaaaaaaaagaaatataggaATTAATAAAGAAGAATCAATCCCTTATGAATCAAACAGTATAACAGATTACTATAATGATGAAAACAATGAGATCGAAAGAAATAATGATGActctataacagaaaaaatttaccCTGACATACCGAGCGGAACAATCATGTGTTGTATTAAACGAGTACAATACGGTGACAGAAATTTATTCATGCAAATGCTTCTTAGAACAAAAAGTTTTAGGGATTTATCATGGCCAACAATTAGACCGATCAGAAGAGGAGCAGATTTTTATCCATGGGGTGGTAAACGATCatcattataa